From the genome of Vicia villosa cultivar HV-30 ecotype Madison, WI linkage group LG2, Vvil1.0, whole genome shotgun sequence, one region includes:
- the LOC131651819 gene encoding uncharacterized protein LOC131651819 — MATTSPTNPEQHEPARLAQTNSKTALKYPKPKPPQRSPPQLQETSELVNSLNILTAPDFYAVLDVEPTADSNTIRKQYNKLSSLFHPDNNRRHVASCKEAFKLVNDAFGVLSDKALRESYDGKVDLEIREKMRTFWTACSTCRVLHQFERRYLGHKLVCPGCNKSFKAVEAVENDGSEEDEEDNTLGEFMLKNKKRKKNGKVGCEKGESFKGNGKMGCEKSESFKGDGEVSGEKGVSFKGNDEVGVVGRMRMRTRKRTRLVGEVLESSESKKVDVSEEETMTLADFQSKVKTKIKVEKEKMKGLEIGKGFEVKEKKDESSVKRNELRLEKHKDFSGEELQAMAVADSDFYDFDKDRVVRSFKKGQVWAVYDGDDDGMPRQYALIDETVSANPFQVRISWLDLQNNGDEKIVSREKLGFHVPCGRFKIANKTTISSVNVFSHVVECDRAAREVYKIYPKKGSVWALYSEASLDGGEGKRCYDIVVFLTSYSEMNGMSMAFLEKVDGYKTVFKRHESGSYAVRFLGKDEFWLLSHQIPAQKFPCDEAPELLKDCWELDPASLPSDLLTIGGIDN; from the coding sequence ATGGCAACAACATCACCGACAAACCCAGAACAACACGAACCGGCGCGACTCGCACAAACAAACTCCAAAACCGCTCTTAAATACCCCAAACCCAAACCACCCCAACGTTCACCTCCACAGTTACAAGAAACCTCAGAGTTAGTTAACTCTCTCAACATTCTAACCGCTCCCGATTTCTACGCCGTTCTCGACGTAGAACCCACCGCCGATTCCAACACTATTCGTAAACAGTATAACAAACTCTCTTCTCTTTTTCATCCGGACAATAACCGCCGCCACGTGGCATCGTGTAAAGAAGCTTTCAAGCTTGTTAACGACGCGTTTGGTGTTCTCTCTGATAAAGCTCTCAGAGAAAGCTACGACGGGAAGGTTGATCTTGAGATTAGAGAAAAGATGAGGACTTTTTGGACTGCGTGTTCTACTTGTAGGGTTTTGCATCAGTTTGAGAGAAGGTATTTGGGTCATAAGCTTGTGTGTCCTGGTTGTAATAAGAGTTTTAAGGCTGTTGAAGCTGTTGAGAATGATGGGTCTGAGGAGGATGAAGAGGATAACACTTTGGGGGAGTTTATGTTGAAgaataagaagaggaagaagaatggGAAAGTGGGTTGTGAAAAAGGTGAGAGCTTTAAGGGTAATGGGAAAATGGGTTGTGAAAAAAGTGAGAGCTTTAAGGGTGATGGTGAAGTGAGTGGTGAAAAAGGTGTGAGCTTTAAGGGTAATGATGAAGTGGGTGTTGTTGGGAGAATGAGAATGAGAACGAGGAAGAGAACGCGATTGGTTGGGGAGGTTTTGGAGAGTTCTGAATCCAAGAAGGTTGATGTGAGTGAAGAGGAAACAATGACATTGGCTGATTTTCAATCGAAAGTGAAGACTAAGATTAAGGTTGAGAAAGAGAAAATGAAGGGATTGGAAATTGGAAAGGGTTTTGAAGTCAAGGAGAAGAAGGATGAGAGTTCTGTGAAGAGAAATGAGTTGAGACTTGAGAAGCATAAGGATTTTAGTGGAGAGGAATTACAAGCTATGGCGGTTGCGGATTCGGATTTTTATGATTTTGATAAAGATAGAGTAGTGAGGAGTTTTAAGAAAGGTCAAGTTTGGGCTGtgtatgatggtgatgatgatggaatGCCGAGGCAGTATGCTTTGATTGATGAAACTGTTTCGGCGAATCCTTTTCAAGTGAGGATAAGTTGGTTGGATTTACAGAACAACGGGGATGAAAAGATTGTTAGCAGGgagaaattagggtttcatgtacCTTGTGGGAGGTTTAAAATTGCTAATAAGACTACAATTAGTTCTGTAAATGTTTTTTCTCATGTTGTGGAGTGTGATCGAGCAGCGCGTGAGGTTTACAAGATTTATCCTAAGAAGGGTTCGGTTTGGGCACTTTATAGTGAGGCGAGTCTTGATGGAGGTGAGGGAAAAAGATGCTATGATATTGTTGTGTTTTTGACAAGTTATAGTGAGATGAATGGTATGAGCATGGCATTTCTTGAGAAGGTTGATGGTTACAAGACAGTGTTTAAAAGACATGAGAGTGGAAGTTATGCTGTTAGATTTCTAGGTAAGGATGAATTTTGGTTACTTTCTCATCAGATTCCTGCGCAGAAATTTCCCTGCGACGAGGCTCCTGAATTGTTGAAAGACTGTTGGGAGCTTGATCCGGCTTCACTTCCTTCGGATTTACTGACTATTGGTGGAATAGATAATTGA